Proteins encoded within one genomic window of Luteitalea sp.:
- a CDS encoding lasso peptide biosynthesis B2 protein, which yields MRAHRAAGASARRRKGNVMLTVSAWFGLVVYDLVGFAGFGAIHRFVAAFPRRSRPRRDDVIARVCHAVDEACVWYVKRSYCLQRSAVTTCLLRWCGVQATLVIAYRPVPIDSHAWVEVDGRVVNDRPQYQKFFLVLDRL from the coding sequence ATGCGGGCTCATCGAGCCGCAGGAGCAAGCGCCCGAAGGCGGAAAGGGAACGTGATGTTAACCGTTTCGGCCTGGTTTGGACTCGTGGTCTACGACCTCGTCGGCTTCGCGGGATTTGGTGCCATCCACCGGTTCGTCGCGGCGTTTCCGAGACGAAGCCGCCCGCGTCGCGACGACGTCATCGCGCGCGTCTGTCATGCCGTCGATGAGGCGTGTGTCTGGTACGTCAAGCGTAGCTATTGCCTTCAGCGATCGGCGGTCACGACCTGTCTGCTGCGCTGGTGTGGTGTGCAGGCAACGCTGGTGATCGCGTATCGGCCCGTGCCCATCGACTCCCATGCCTGGGTCGAGGTGGACGGACGTGTCGTCAACGATCGCCCGCAGTATCAGAAGTTCTTTCTCGTGCTCGATCGGTTGTAG
- a CDS encoding PqqD family peptide modification chaperone, producing the protein MAEKRMWRVAAHARAGTTRDGLALLDVKRGKVVTSNAVGARIWTLVDEGCDLTAILSVISAETGTSKDVIRQDITGFLRDLEQCGLIEPQEQAPEGGKGT; encoded by the coding sequence ATGGCTGAGAAGCGGATGTGGCGAGTCGCGGCGCACGCACGTGCAGGTACCACGCGCGATGGATTGGCGCTTCTCGACGTCAAGCGCGGGAAGGTCGTGACTTCGAATGCCGTTGGCGCCCGCATCTGGACCTTGGTGGACGAGGGCTGTGACCTCACTGCCATTCTCAGCGTGATCAGCGCCGAGACAGGTACCAGCAAGGACGTGATTCGGCAGGACATCACTGGCTTCTTGAGGGACCTCGAACAATGCGGGCTCATCGAGCCGCAGGAGCAAGCGCCCGAAGGCGGAAAGGGAACGTGA
- a CDS encoding cyclase family protein — translation MVAVACRPQADRGGPPSSSDEPRRSSQPSETSGASTQTLLQLLTDESIRLVDLTHALSPQSLYWPTGSPFEHRRLAWGVNEAGFWYAAAEFSSPEHLGTHLDAPIHFAERGWTTTDIPVERFVAPAAVVDISKRPATNPDATLQPSDVTTWERANGALMRGSILIVRTGWSERWPDWERYYGSKTPKDPATLHFPGVSREAAAMLVERDVSGVGIDTASIDPGRSTTFDTHRVLAAANIFNLENLVNLEELPPLGAVVVALPMKIEGGTGGPTRVLAIVPR, via the coding sequence ATGGTCGCGGTTGCCTGCCGCCCGCAAGCGGACCGTGGCGGACCACCGAGTAGCTCCGATGAACCTCGTCGTTCGTCACAACCGTCGGAGACATCGGGCGCTTCGACCCAGACGCTGCTCCAGCTCCTCACTGACGAGAGCATCCGTCTCGTCGACCTGACGCACGCGCTCTCGCCGCAAAGCCTCTATTGGCCCACCGGCTCACCGTTCGAGCATCGTCGTCTTGCGTGGGGTGTCAATGAGGCCGGCTTCTGGTACGCCGCCGCGGAGTTCTCTTCGCCCGAGCACCTGGGCACGCACCTCGACGCGCCGATCCACTTCGCCGAGCGGGGATGGACGACGACAGATATTCCAGTCGAGCGCTTCGTGGCGCCGGCGGCAGTCGTCGATATCAGCAAACGACCGGCCACCAACCCCGATGCAACGCTCCAGCCGAGCGACGTGACGACGTGGGAACGGGCGAACGGTGCGCTGATGCGGGGATCAATCCTGATCGTGCGCACCGGCTGGTCGGAGCGCTGGCCCGACTGGGAGCGCTACTACGGGTCGAAGACGCCGAAAGACCCGGCGACCCTCCACTTTCCGGGGGTATCGCGCGAGGCGGCCGCCATGCTCGTCGAGCGCGACGTTTCGGGCGTTGGCATAGACACGGCCAGCATCGATCCTGGCAGGAGCACGACGTTCGACACCCACCGTGTGCTGGCGGCAGCCAACATCTTCAATTTGGAGAATCTCGTCAATCTCGAAGAGCTGCCGCCACTCGGTGCGGTCGTCGTGGCGCTGCCGATGAAGATCGAGGGCGGCACCGGCGGACCGACGCGTGTCCTTGCGATCGTGCCGCGTTAG
- a CDS encoding c-type cytochrome, whose product MTLFRPAISLAIIALPLLLAGRTLPAAAPEPSSSTVRWADWIEPDFPFFSSVLDARRSGPGFPTNNLTPRGLVLNLGHGYWVGFDVDLLRVAAIWRGNAVTPRALAPGSYHASDKKTKGGQFPAPEPDGRVWLANGIYPGWQSGRRPSFDDPRELAPSPEEVGRGPLSEEMGRFKAIRQVRDGVVLEYTASGAEVREWVTLSEHNTLERRFHVGPTSETLWLLLGIKAEDATISLGSEADVSPVLETIPFANDSGTAHASATGSAEMWAVRVPPHDEPLQFGAALTESGSAQTPAPRAIPTDMPTPRWPQEITSKITRSTAKDAYVVDDIALPLDNPWRRNVRLGDIQFLRDGTGVGVTLDGDVWFIHGLHERDGVARWRRFASGLHEPLTLAIRDDQVYVFDRNGIWRLRDTNGDGEADVHELFSNAFAQTADMREFPNTLRLAPGGEFVIAKGNQQATTIGKHNGHVLRISADGRRATVLGYGFRQPNIGVNVRTGVVTASDQQGHYIPTTPLHIVRGRQFYGFLSDKQPREVYPAPIAEPLTWIPHAANASAMSQVWLFGARMGPLNEALVHIGFNNPELFRVYVHDNDNAKPEAAVVSLTRAFDFPPLNGSVNPADGQLYLAGFQILGWGTTATRLAGLGRVRYTGAPSTVPRDVVPTDEGVLLRFDAPLDADTAVAPDSYSVMSWHYVRTHNYGSPQLKADGTPGMDRLVPSAAYLSKDGRNVFVAVPEMKPVMQMRIAWSLETAEGVKFQENAYFTPYELRGFDPRAEGFGDLTVDLSPRTTSADTAAPVSAEEGRRLYQSSGCIACHSTDTSISKLGPTFKGLYGGERRFANGAVRVVADEVYLREAILEPSAKVVAGYESGEAGMPSYAGVLTEAQIDSIILYIKSLE is encoded by the coding sequence ATGACGTTGTTCCGGCCAGCAATCAGCCTGGCAATCATTGCTCTGCCGCTTCTGCTAGCGGGCCGCACCTTGCCGGCCGCTGCACCGGAGCCATCCTCGTCTACGGTGCGCTGGGCCGATTGGATCGAGCCCGATTTCCCGTTTTTCTCTTCGGTTCTGGATGCCCGCCGCTCCGGGCCTGGCTTTCCCACCAACAACCTGACGCCGCGCGGCCTGGTGTTGAATCTCGGTCATGGCTACTGGGTGGGATTCGACGTCGATCTGTTGCGCGTCGCCGCCATTTGGCGCGGGAACGCCGTGACGCCTAGAGCGCTGGCGCCTGGCTCCTATCACGCTTCCGACAAGAAGACCAAGGGCGGGCAGTTCCCTGCGCCGGAGCCTGACGGCAGGGTCTGGCTCGCCAACGGCATCTACCCCGGGTGGCAAAGCGGCCGCCGCCCGTCGTTCGACGATCCGCGCGAGTTGGCGCCCAGCCCGGAGGAAGTGGGACGCGGTCCGCTCTCAGAGGAGATGGGGCGTTTCAAGGCCATTCGCCAGGTCCGCGACGGTGTGGTGCTCGAGTACACGGCCAGCGGCGCCGAGGTGCGCGAATGGGTGACACTCTCCGAGCACAACACTCTCGAGCGGCGCTTTCACGTCGGGCCGACGAGTGAGACGCTGTGGCTCTTATTGGGCATCAAGGCAGAGGATGCGACCATTTCGCTCGGAAGCGAGGCAGACGTCTCGCCCGTTCTGGAGACGATCCCGTTTGCAAATGACAGCGGGACCGCGCATGCCAGTGCCACAGGATCCGCCGAGATGTGGGCCGTGCGGGTGCCGCCGCATGACGAGCCTCTTCAGTTTGGCGCCGCTTTGACGGAGAGCGGCAGCGCCCAGACACCCGCACCCCGCGCGATCCCGACAGACATGCCTACGCCTCGCTGGCCGCAGGAGATCACCAGCAAGATCACACGCTCGACGGCGAAGGACGCGTATGTGGTGGACGACATCGCGTTGCCGCTCGACAATCCCTGGCGTCGTAACGTGCGACTCGGCGACATCCAGTTCCTCCGCGACGGTACCGGCGTGGGCGTGACGCTCGACGGCGACGTCTGGTTCATTCACGGCCTTCACGAGCGGGACGGCGTCGCCCGCTGGAGGCGTTTCGCCTCCGGCCTCCATGAGCCGCTGACGCTCGCAATTCGCGACGACCAAGTCTACGTCTTCGACCGCAATGGCATTTGGCGCCTGCGCGACACGAACGGTGACGGAGAAGCGGACGTCCACGAGCTGTTCTCCAACGCCTTCGCACAGACAGCCGACATGCGTGAGTTCCCCAACACCTTGCGGCTCGCGCCCGGCGGTGAGTTCGTCATCGCAAAGGGCAACCAGCAGGCCACGACGATCGGTAAGCACAATGGGCATGTGCTGCGAATATCGGCCGATGGCCGCCGTGCCACGGTGCTCGGCTATGGGTTCCGCCAGCCGAACATCGGCGTCAACGTGCGCACCGGTGTCGTCACCGCGAGCGACCAGCAAGGCCATTACATTCCAACGACGCCATTGCACATCGTGCGGGGCAGGCAGTTCTACGGCTTCCTCAGCGACAAGCAGCCGCGTGAGGTCTACCCGGCGCCGATCGCCGAGCCGCTCACGTGGATTCCGCACGCAGCCAATGCGTCGGCGATGTCGCAGGTCTGGCTGTTTGGCGCGCGCATGGGGCCGCTCAACGAGGCGCTCGTTCACATCGGGTTCAACAACCCCGAGCTGTTTCGTGTCTATGTCCACGACAACGACAACGCGAAGCCGGAAGCCGCGGTGGTGAGCCTCACGCGCGCGTTCGACTTCCCGCCGCTCAACGGCTCGGTCAATCCCGCGGACGGTCAGCTCTATCTCGCCGGGTTTCAGATCCTCGGCTGGGGAACCACAGCGACCCGCCTGGCCGGTCTCGGCCGCGTGCGCTACACGGGCGCGCCCTCCACCGTTCCGCGTGACGTCGTGCCGACCGACGAGGGCGTGCTGCTGCGCTTCGACGCACCGCTCGACGCCGACACGGCGGTCGCCCCAGACAGCTATTCGGTGATGAGCTGGCATTACGTTCGTACCCACAATTACGGCTCTCCGCAGCTCAAGGCGGATGGCACACCGGGCATGGACAGGCTCGTGCCAAGTGCGGCGTATCTCTCGAAGGATGGACGAAACGTGTTCGTCGCGGTGCCCGAGATGAAGCCAGTGATGCAGATGCGCATCGCCTGGTCGCTCGAGACGGCCGAGGGCGTCAAGTTCCAGGAGAACGCCTACTTCACGCCTTATGAGCTCCGGGGCTTCGATCCGCGAGCCGAAGGCTTTGGCGATCTCACCGTCGACCTGTCACCCAGGACCACCTCGGCAGATACGGCTGCGCCCGTGAGCGCCGAGGAGGGCCGTCGCCTGTATCAGAGCTCAGGCTGCATCGCCTGCCACTCGACCGACACGTCGATCTCCAAGCTCGGGCCAACATTCAAAGGTCTCTACGGTGGCGAGCGGCGGTTTGCCAATGGCGCTGTGCGGGTGGTTGCAGACGAGGTGTACCTTCGAGAGGCGATCCTCGAACCTTCGGCGAAGGTCGTCGCCGGCTACGAGAGCGGTGAAGCTGGCATGCCGAGCTATGCCGGTGTGTTGACCGAGGCGCAAATCGATTCGATCATCTTGTACATCAAGAGTCTCGAATAG
- a CDS encoding tetratricopeptide repeat protein translates to MIIRLASVMSHRCCRALAVVLLAGSIAADSGEPAERFAASQASTGEETIDERLGRLEAMLFAGTDGADNAIPELKKILSLDPRSAEAHFLLGIAYGRMGSPELVGEAKAELRQALALKPDLVQARFYLGEVYLKLGRAERTRDELEAALLQVPGHPQFLALLGEAERQLGNPDRSQALNRQALQVAQSFVQARYYLGLALLDLGQREQAIHELQQVVESDSRVPEVYLSLGSAYLDAGRPEAALEVLRDGAQIDPSRPDIRIKLARAYRSNGLLDEAEEQLALTLPEGTPMLASTYYQQLESDLYLELGLVKLQRGQVKAAADAFEKALQIDPNQGLTHRHLAEAYLLQGSYPLASEHAARAEKLGFPLAEDERKSLEEGLRRKGRRE, encoded by the coding sequence ATGATCATTCGCCTAGCTTCAGTGATGAGCCACCGTTGTTGCCGGGCCTTGGCCGTTGTCCTGCTAGCCGGAAGTATCGCTGCGGACTCAGGGGAGCCCGCCGAGCGGTTCGCGGCTTCTCAGGCCAGTACGGGAGAGGAAACCATCGACGAGAGGCTGGGCCGTCTCGAGGCGATGCTCTTCGCTGGCACGGATGGCGCCGACAACGCCATCCCGGAGCTCAAGAAGATCCTTTCCTTGGATCCACGCTCCGCTGAAGCTCACTTCCTCTTGGGCATCGCCTACGGAAGGATGGGGTCTCCCGAGCTCGTCGGTGAAGCGAAGGCGGAGCTTCGGCAGGCCCTCGCGCTGAAACCAGACCTCGTTCAGGCGCGCTTTTACCTCGGTGAGGTGTATCTCAAGCTCGGTCGCGCGGAGAGAACCCGAGACGAGCTGGAAGCAGCGCTTCTCCAGGTGCCAGGACATCCTCAGTTTCTCGCGTTGCTAGGCGAGGCCGAGCGGCAGTTGGGCAATCCAGACCGCTCGCAGGCGCTCAACCGTCAAGCGCTGCAGGTTGCCCAGTCCTTCGTCCAGGCTCGTTACTACTTGGGCCTGGCGCTGCTCGATCTTGGGCAACGCGAACAGGCCATTCACGAGCTGCAGCAGGTGGTGGAATCCGATTCGAGGGTGCCCGAAGTGTATCTGAGCCTAGGAAGCGCTTACCTCGACGCCGGCCGCCCCGAGGCAGCCTTGGAGGTTCTCCGCGATGGGGCGCAAATCGATCCCTCCAGGCCAGACATCCGGATCAAGTTGGCCCGAGCATATCGCTCAAACGGTCTGCTAGACGAGGCCGAAGAGCAGTTGGCGCTCACCCTGCCAGAGGGCACGCCCATGCTGGCCTCGACGTATTATCAACAGCTGGAATCCGATCTCTACCTCGAGCTGGGTCTGGTCAAGCTGCAACGGGGCCAAGTGAAGGCGGCCGCGGACGCATTCGAGAAGGCGTTGCAGATCGATCCAAATCAAGGGCTCACGCACCGCCATCTCGCAGAAGCGTATCTGCTACAGGGTTCCTACCCGCTGGCGTCCGAGCATGCGGCCCGTGCGGAGAAGCTTGGTTTCCCTCTGGCAGAGGACGAGCGCAAGTCTCTCGAGGAGGGGCTTCGCCGCAAGGGAAGACGAGAGTGA
- a CDS encoding tyrosine-type recombinase/integrase, protein MQRRSTSSTSRATLSTNTWSRYAPATINLRLAAVRRVAYEAADAGLLSRELAAGTRRVKGVRRIGVRLGNWLTPEQGRRLLDRATPSTRREMRDHAMVAMLIGCGLRRAELLALSLESIQQREEHWVIVDLVGKGGHGRTVPVPTWVKTTLDAWTAAADITHGPVFRAINKAGRVWGDGMSPKVLWDVVRAATTRA, encoded by the coding sequence TTGCAGCGAAGATCGACTTCGTCCACGAGTCGGGCAACTCTCTCGACAAATACATGGTCGAGATATGCGCCTGCCACCATCAACCTTCGACTGGCTGCGGTTCGGCGCGTGGCGTACGAGGCTGCCGACGCCGGTCTCCTGAGCCGGGAGCTGGCGGCGGGCACTCGCCGCGTGAAAGGGGTGCGGCGCATCGGCGTTCGACTCGGGAACTGGCTGACGCCCGAGCAGGGCCGACGGTTACTCGATCGTGCGACGCCGTCGACACGCCGTGAGATGCGCGACCATGCGATGGTCGCGATGTTGATTGGTTGTGGACTCCGCCGCGCCGAGCTGTTGGCCCTGAGCCTCGAGTCGATCCAGCAACGGGAGGAGCACTGGGTGATTGTCGATCTGGTCGGCAAGGGTGGACATGGGCGAACCGTCCCGGTCCCAACGTGGGTGAAGACTACTCTGGACGCGTGGACGGCGGCGGCTGACATCACGCACGGCCCGGTCTTCCGGGCGATCAACAAGGCCGGGCGCGTTTGGGGAGACGGCATGTCGCCCAAGGTGCTTTGGGATGTCGTGCGTGCGGCGACGACGCGCGCCTGA
- a CDS encoding MFS transporter gives MQSQRALTFIVLLGVVSLFADVTYEGARSAAGPFLAMLGASALIVSVVSGDGELVGYALRLWSGRLADRTQHYWAITFAGYAINLLAVPLLALAGNWPIAACLMVLERTGKALRTPARDAMLSYATKSTGRGWGFGLHEALDQIGATTGPLIVAGVVMQGGNYRDGFAVLLIPALAALSTLGLAWRLYPRPQELEPADLELSARGFPKEYWIYLIGSCLVAAGYADYALLAYHFHRAATVPLDWIPALYGLAMAVDAVAALLFGRWFDRAGVRVLVVSTLLSASFALFAFGDRQALAVLGTILWGIGMGAQESIMRAAIADMAPQIRRATAYGVFNLTYGASWFAGSALMGWLYSRSMLALLGFSVIVQVAAVPCFLMAARARR, from the coding sequence ATGCAATCACAGCGAGCGTTGACGTTCATCGTCCTGCTCGGGGTCGTGAGCCTGTTTGCGGACGTCACCTACGAGGGGGCCCGCAGCGCCGCAGGCCCCTTTCTCGCGATGCTCGGCGCGTCGGCGCTGATCGTCTCGGTCGTTTCCGGCGACGGCGAGCTCGTGGGCTATGCGCTGCGGCTGTGGTCTGGTCGGCTCGCCGATCGCACACAGCACTACTGGGCCATCACGTTCGCGGGGTATGCCATCAACTTGCTGGCCGTGCCGCTGCTCGCGCTGGCGGGCAACTGGCCGATCGCGGCCTGCCTCATGGTGCTGGAGCGAACAGGCAAAGCGCTCCGCACGCCTGCGCGAGACGCGATGCTGTCCTACGCCACCAAGAGCACGGGGCGGGGCTGGGGCTTCGGCTTACACGAGGCGCTGGATCAGATCGGCGCCACCACGGGGCCACTCATCGTGGCCGGCGTCGTGATGCAGGGAGGGAATTATCGAGACGGCTTTGCGGTGCTGCTGATACCTGCCCTCGCCGCACTGAGCACACTCGGCCTGGCGTGGCGTCTCTACCCACGGCCGCAGGAGCTCGAACCGGCGGACCTGGAGCTGTCCGCTCGTGGCTTCCCAAAGGAGTATTGGATCTATCTGATCGGAAGTTGTCTCGTGGCGGCAGGATACGCAGACTATGCACTCCTGGCCTATCACTTTCATCGCGCGGCGACCGTGCCTCTCGACTGGATTCCTGCGCTCTACGGCCTCGCGATGGCCGTCGACGCCGTCGCCGCCCTCCTCTTCGGTCGTTGGTTCGATCGAGCGGGTGTCCGTGTGCTGGTCGTCTCCACGCTGCTGTCCGCCTCGTTCGCACTGTTCGCCTTCGGCGATCGACAGGCGCTCGCCGTGCTCGGCACGATCCTGTGGGGCATCGGCATGGGCGCGCAGGAATCGATCATGCGGGCCGCGATCGCGGACATGGCACCGCAGATACGACGTGCGACGGCCTACGGCGTGTTCAACCTCACCTACGGCGCCTCCTGGTTCGCCGGTAGCGCGCTCATGGGCTGGCTCTACAGTCGCTCCATGCTTGCACTGCTCGGATTTTCCGTGATTGTGCAGGTGGCGGCGGTGCCCTGCTTCCTTATGGCGGCGCGGGCTAGGCGATGA
- a CDS encoding VOC family protein, with product MRLNHLDLQVSDVDAAREFFERFFGLRCRYQRQKQIAFFEDETGFEFGVSNLFNSPPPSYPPDFHVGFVLERTSDVREIYDRLKKSGVAMKVDLGVQGPALVFQCLGPDAIPVEVRAPKDS from the coding sequence TTGAGACTCAATCACCTCGATCTTCAAGTGTCGGACGTCGACGCCGCTCGTGAGTTCTTTGAGCGATTCTTCGGTCTGCGCTGCCGATACCAGCGACAGAAACAGATCGCGTTCTTCGAGGATGAAACTGGATTTGAGTTCGGAGTGAGCAACCTGTTTAATTCGCCCCCACCCTCATATCCGCCGGATTTCCATGTGGGATTCGTTCTGGAACGCACGAGCGACGTGCGCGAAATCTACGATCGTCTCAAGAAATCTGGCGTCGCCATGAAGGTCGACTTGGGGGTACAAGGGCCTGCCCTGGTCTTTCAGTGCCTGGGTCCCGACGCCATCCCTGTTGAAGTCCGGGCCCCGAAGGACAGCTAG
- a CDS encoding antitoxin, with the protein MKLDADEKELLESVERGEWKFAGRGKRERARYPRYAKATFRKDRRLDIRLSSKDLEAIQKRALAEGLPYQTLISSLLHKYASGRLKEV; encoded by the coding sequence ATGAAGCTTGATGCCGACGAGAAGGAGCTGCTCGAGTCTGTCGAGCGGGGCGAGTGGAAGTTCGCGGGCCGTGGCAAGCGCGAACGGGCTCGCTACCCTCGCTACGCCAAGGCGACGTTCCGCAAAGACAGACGGCTGGACATCCGGCTGTCGAGCAAGGATTTGGAAGCGATCCAGAAACGAGCGCTGGCTGAGGGCTTGCCGTATCAAACGCTGATCTCGAGCCTGCTGCACAAGTACGCGTCCGGGCGGCTCAAAGAGGTGTAA